Part of the Niallia alba genome is shown below.
TCGCCAACTTCTTTTAAGCGAAATTGAAATCCTTCTACGAGCATATAAACAATTCCTTGTTTAAATGTCAGTTTTTCAGCTAGTAATTCTGCCAGCATCATGGAAGTTAAACTGTTTTTTTCTATTCCTGTTTCGTTTGTTTTGATTCCAATCATTTCTTGCTTTTTTCTTATCTTATCAATCAATTGATTATTGGCAATTTTTTTAAGCAAAGCAGGTGTAATATCTTTCTCTTTATAATTCTCCAGCGCTTTTAAAATAGCATCCTGGATTAAATCTTCCCGCTCCCATTTATCCAGCGAAAGGTACTTGCAATAATGATCAAGTTTTTGATATAAATCGTCTATATTTTGTATTTCCCTCCTCATTAATACATCCCTCCTTTTACTGTTTATATATAGAACGTTTGAGATAGCGAAAAAGATACGGGTCATAAAAAAATAATTATTCTTCCTCTAATTGTTATTTTTTACATTTTGATTTTCAGAAATTTTCTTATCAAAATCGATTTTTCCAAGCAACTTTCTAGCACGGTCTTCCACAATATTATAGCTCTGCCATTTTTGTTTCTTCTGCTGAAGGAGTTCCTTTTTAGCAAGCAATAAATGTTTTACACTTTTCATTTCCGGATTGCTTTCGTAATAATCCACTAAAACTGGAATGGTTGAATATGATAATGCATCTATATAGGAAAAATCAATTAAATTTGTTTCGTCAAAGCGCTGCAAATTCTTGCTGACGATTAATCGATCGATATCCATTACATTTAGTCCACAATAATATAATAGGGACAACAATAAGAAAAAGCGTATAAGTTGAAGTTTCTCCACCCAAATTTTTATTAGTGTAAACGAGAAAAATACCGCTAAAAAGATAATGAAAGAATGAGAAAACAAACGTAAATACGTATAGCCATACGCCTGTTCATATAAAGACAATCGTAAATGAGCAGACAAAAGAATGATAAAGCTAAAAACAATTAAAGAGGATAAAACTATTTTTAAGAAAAGAGTACGGTTTTTAGCAAATCTGTTTACTAATAAAATAATGGATATATTAATAACTGTTACGATAATAAGTTCAAAGAACCCCCTTCTCGCATAGGTTGCATAGGTGAAACCATTTATTAATACATCATTGAAGAAATATTGAAATTGTATGACGGTATAAAATATATACAGTCCATTAATAGAAAGTAAAATTGTTAATAAAGTTGCTTGTTCCCATCTTCCTTGTTTAACCTTTCTCTCTTTTGGGATGATAATCGACTTCTTACTAATTGTTTTCATTAATAGTAATAGAAAAACAAAGATAAAACCAATTCGTATTAACGTACTTATTTCATCTACTTTAAAAGAAACAAGCCAGGTAATTATTGTTTCGACCATCGTACTAAAATGCTGATCTGACATACTGAGCAGGAAAATCAGTATTATCAAAATTGGCATAACAATAACAATTCCTAATAATATTCTTTTCATTGCTACATAATCCCTTTCATTGGCACGTCTTTTTACCGATTTTCGAACAAGAAAGGTTAAATATTTTCCTAATTTAAAAAAGGAAGATACTTTCTTTTGAATATAAAGAAAGGCGTCTATATTACTCCAATGAAGAAAAGCGGGACTTGTAATTAACACAGTGTGAAATCCAATTAAAATAAAAACAACTAAA
Proteins encoded:
- a CDS encoding sigma factor, coding for MRREIQNIDDLYQKLDHYCKYLSLDKWEREDLIQDAILKALENYKEKDITPALLKKIANNQLIDKIRKKQEMIGIKTNETGIEKNSLTSMMLAELLAEKLTFKQGIVYMLVEGFQFRLKEVGELLNMTETAVKSILFRARNQVKKENTIVKVPYDENKEIIRSMYYEVLKKEDPAILINSIYKDIILVKKAKKYLSHQTMLMAA
- a CDS encoding DUF4153 domain-containing protein, whose product is MNKKNFIYFIGCFLLAIIAEVTLFTETIGISLSIFVVVFYVFYFYLTRKQTHTHRLIGIYIFVCIWLLTLSFVFIGNPYFYPLNLLVVFILIGFHTVLITSPAFLHWSNIDAFLYIQKKVSSFFKLGKYLTFLVRKSVKRRANERDYVAMKRILLGIVIVMPILIILIFLLSMSDQHFSTMVETIITWLVSFKVDEISTLIRIGFIFVFLLLLMKTISKKSIIIPKERKVKQGRWEQATLLTILLSINGLYIFYTVIQFQYFFNDVLINGFTYATYARRGFFELIIVTVINISIILLVNRFAKNRTLFLKIVLSSLIVFSFIILLSAHLRLSLYEQAYGYTYLRLFSHSFIIFLAVFFSFTLIKIWVEKLQLIRFFLLLSLLYYCGLNVMDIDRLIVSKNLQRFDETNLIDFSYIDALSYSTIPVLVDYYESNPEMKSVKHLLLAKKELLQQKKQKWQSYNIVEDRARKLLGKIDFDKKISENQNVKNNN